The DNA segment AGCGTGATGTAAATGTCAGATGAAGATGAGTGTTGGGTGGGCCCTGAGGGACTAGAAGTGACTTGTACTAACAGGGCAATTGCGGGCCCAATTCATGGAGATGCCCAGAGACAGGCCTGCTCTCTGAGGAGTTCAAGAGGCCCTCGATCCTAGCTCTGTGTAGGATATCCTTGGCTCTTCTTTCTTCACCAAGGTCCCTGAGGATTTTTAAGGGGAGGCTGCTGTCAGGGGGTTCTCCGAATGTTGGTCCCTCCCCTATGCTATGTGCACACTGCTCTAGGCAGCGCGATTGACCTGCACACTTTCTTTGTCACCTCAACTTTTCCCTGGTGACCTGAGGTCTGAGTTGGCCAGGGTTTTCAGATAGAGTCCCTTCCCCTGGCCAGCCAATGTTAGCCTTTGCGATTAGGAATCGGAAGCCCGCACGGTTCAGCTCCCAGAACCTCCTATGGGCCAGCACTATGTTAGGGGATTTCCTGTCTCTTTAACTCTCCAAACCCCAAATttacagaagagagaaatgagaggagGTGAGATTATGCAGAAGCGTAGCAGTGGCCATGGTGTACTGAGAGATTCCTGCATGCCAGGTGTGATGCCCTTTATCCCAGTATTTCAttcactcttttttaaaaaaaaaaaaaaaaaaatggagtcttgctctgtcgcccaggctggagtgcaatggcacaatctcggcccactgcaaccaccacttcctgggttcaagtgattctcctgcctcggcctccgaagtagttgggattacaggtgtgcactatcacacctggctaatttttgtgtttttttttttagtagagacagggtttcaccatgttggccaggctggtctcgaactcctgatctcaggtgatccacccacctcggcctcacacaGTGTTGGGAttgaaggcgtgagccactgcacccagccttcattCAGTCTTTGCCACCACCTATGAGGTAAACACcattattctttccattttacagaaaataaaccTGGGGCACAGGGAAGTTAGGTAAACCTGCCCTGGGTCCTACAGCTAGGAAGTGGTTGAGCCAGGACTTGACCTCAGAGACTGGCTCTAGGGCCCTTGTTCTCCTCTGAATGGCAGAATGGGGTCTCAGTCTGACACCCATGTTCCTAATTGCTCTCCTCTATTGGCACATTGACTGGAACTCTCCTGGGCCAGGTAAGGTTTCTTCAGGGAGAAAACATTCAGGTCACTCAAGAATACCCTAGATTTGTACTCCTGCCCTTGGTTCCTCTGCCTTAATGCCTCACCCTTGCCGGGTTTCCTCCTGTAAGTTCTGTCCTTCGAGCTCCTATTGCTGTCTTCTCTGAAGCCCCCTGGGAAGAGTCAATCATATTTGATGTTGTTGTAGCACAGTACATTAGAATTATGTAAGAAACGACTGGAGTTGTACGCATGCTCACTTAAGGCGTTCTTCCCTTGCCAATCTAGCATTCCTAGAAGAAGGTCATCTACCAGTTACACTCCGCCATTTTGACCTTTAGTGCGCATGCTTGAGCCCCTCGCCCAACTCCTGAGaacttattgggaagctgctgatcaccgaTTTCAAGTTTCTTCTATCTGCTGGGAGGCTGCTTTTTCCTGATGCAGGCTGctaccaattattattttagagaaacagttaacaactgcctgaccatcacctgatggtcacctgacattcctggcatatgtgtgtgtgtgtgtgtgtgtgtgtgtgtgtgttgcggggagccctctcctgccctacTCATGCCTGACTAGCTGCCTACTACAACAGGGCTACTTGGCTTCCTCAGCATTTTCTGTGGCCTTCTTTTCTGCATACACAGAGGAAAGTAAGCACCTATCTCTGCTTTATAAACAGAAACATaataaaagagacaaaaggaACAGTTCcttttttagtaaaataaaattttaaaactggaaattttaaaatttaaaaatttaaaaaatggggccTGGAAACAGCAGGGGAATTAACTTCCTTTCCAGATTGCATGGCACCAAAGCAGAGGACTGGCTCCGAAGAGCAAGTGGGGTCAGcacagtcatctcccaccagcaCAGTCATCTCCCATGCAGACATTTTATTTCCCAGTAGGGGAGACTGTGCCAGAGAGAAGGGACTTGCCCTATGTCACACAATCCAGGGCAGGACCAAGATGTGGGGATGTTGCTTGGCAGGAAATTTTTCCGTCAAGCTAAGTGACTTCCGTACCCAGATGGAGGAGGTCGCACCATGTCCGGCGCTTTACAGAGCTCCTTTACCTTCTCCATTCCTCCCTGCTCCTGGGTGGAAATTGCTCTTCCATGCACTGGTTAAGGACATGAAGCTTTGGGGTCAGACTGTCCAGGTTTGACCTCTGGCTTTGTCACTTACTAGCTAAAGggtcttgggcaaattattttcaCCCCACTgggtctgttttctcatctgtaaatggagataatatctGCCTTACAGGGTTGTGCAAGGAATAGGTGAATACATGTcaagcacttagcacaatgcccgGAAGATCAacaaatgtgttatttttattcttatgtatCCCTTGGGTTTGACCACAAATGACTGGCCTCTTCAGATGCCCCAGGTAACAACATCCGGttatggggagaggggagaggccgGCTTTTTTCCATGAATACATTGGTGCTTTAGTAGATCTGCTTTGTCAGGCAGAGGGTTTGGCCATCAGGAAGTGGGACCTGGGATCCCTACATTTACgggtggaatctttttttttgagacagagtttcactcttgttgcccaggctggagtgcagtggcacaatctcagctcactgtaacttctgcctcctgcgttcaagtgattctcctgtctcagcttcccgagcagctgggattacaggtgcgtgcaaccacgcccagctaattttttttgtattcctagtagagacggggtttcaccatgttggctaggctggtctcaaactcctgacctcagatgatccacccacctcggcctcccaaagtgctgggattataggtgtgagccaccgtgcccggcctatcgGGGGAATCTTTAGGGGAAGATCACATGAAGATCAGAGGCCTGGAGTGCGGCTTAGGGAAGGGAAAGTTGTTGCTGATGTTGGAGGATGGGGAGTACCTAGAAGTCAGGGGCAGCTGGAGAAGCTACCTACATCATCCCTtctgcccagccccagccagaTGCTTGGCAGGCAGATGGAGTGAGCAGGCGTGCTCTGTTCACAGAGGGGGTGGAGGGGACAGTGCAAATCCAAGTCAGCCTCGACAACTCCATCCCACAGGGCTTTCTGAGGGCAGGGCCTAAGCTCCTGCCTTAGGCATATGCAGAGGGGTAAATGGTGTATGCAGCGCTGACTGCTCAAGCCACGCTGCGGATCCATTTTCTAGTTTCTGCCAAGATCTGGGCATTAGGGCCTTTTCAGTCGTAGGTGAAAGAAACCCCAGTTTAAACTGACTTCAGTGGCAGCTGGCTTCAGGGCTCAAAGACATGGATTCTTCCTCTCTGTTTCCCCTCCCCTCTTGTCACTTTCCATCTCAGGCCCCAGGTGAGTGGAGCGGCTCCAGACTCTCATTCTCCTGGGTGTGATCCTCAGACATCTCGGCCGGGTTCTTGTTATGTCTTATTGGCCCCAACTGGATCACATTCTCATCCTTGATCCAGTTACCATGGTGAAGAGGGGCTGGTCCCATTAGGGGGATCAGAGGAAGGGCAGTGTCCAGTGTCCATGACAGATGTCCACAGCAGTGGCTCTTCCGAATATAAGCCTTTCATCAGATAGGCCCAgggctctttatttttttctttgaggtggCCCCTgcagggaagaagagaagggaaaatcGGGGAGCAGCCAGGTGACTGCTCTGTGAGAGGGTCACTGTAGACTAGAGATGACCTTGGGACCAGACCACGTGAGGCCGATCAACACCGAAGGAATGGGGCTTTTTGGGGGAAGAGCAGCCTCCAGGGGTGGAGGAGCAGGCCTTACCTGTGTGGAGGGCTCTTGGAGGAAGAAAGACTCGGTCTGTTTTGGCCTCAGGGACAGGGCCAGAGCCGGGCACTGGAAACCGCGAGAAGTTCAATGTTAGTCCCATTTATGGAAGCCGATTTCTAACCTCACAGCTGCCAGAGAGCTCAGCTGCACTGAGAGGCAGGGGTTCCCTGTGCctgagcatttattgagtgctgatGGAGAGTCTGGCATGGTGCGTGGTGATTTACCTGCCTGACTGTGCTTATCCTGAGAACAATCCCGGATCCTAGTATTATCATTCCCTGCAGAGGGGTTAAGAGGCTGCTTTTCAGAGTTGAGATGGGATTCAAAGCAAGGCCTATAGACTCCAGCATCCATACTCTTTCCACTTTACTGAGCTGCCTGTCAGTGGGAGCGTAATCACTCGTTGTGAGTGAGGATATGGTTGATGCGATTCTGTTGTGAGATAACCTGCTTAGCCTTGATTGTGTTCTGTGATTTGTGAGTGATTTAAGTCTGgcttttcttatctgcaaaacagAGCTAATAATACTTTCACAAGAGTACTGAGAAGACTAAATAAGACAAAATGGGAAGATGCTTTGAATTTATAAATCCAAGGTCAGTGGAAGGGGATTTGAATAGTCAGATCTCATGGACAGCTGAGGCTGGGAGCAGCAGGTGGCTGTGATGGCCTTGCCCCTCCTGTCCCTGAAGGCCCTGCCTGCCATGCTCCTTAGCTGAGCTTGCCAGCAATACTTCTAGCTGTCCCTGGTATTGATCTCTTGTTTCATCccccacaattttattttattgttctttttaaaaatttattatttatttacttttttgaaacagggtctcgctccgttgccaggctggtgtgatctcggcccactgcaacctctgcctcccaggctcaagcgatcctcccacctcagctgggactacaggcgttcaccatcctgcctagctaatttttggtatttttttctagagatgaggttttgccatgttgcccaggctggtcccgaactcctgaactcaagctatcctcctgccttggcctcccaaagtggtgggattacaagcataagccactgcacccagctttattGTTCTTAACATAGACAAAATACATgtgttttatataaaattcagaaatgaTGACTAATCAAAAGAACAAAGATTTCCATTATCCATCTATTCAAGGCAGTTGCTGTTAACACTATAGTTCATTTCCTTCCAGATCTTCTCTACACCTCCTAtatgtgtgaatttttttatataaaagtgGGATTATACCACATATACTGCTTTGTGACCTGCTTTTTCTACTTCACTATAGATCGTAAACACTTTCCATGACAGTAGATAACTTTCTGCAACATTTAAGCAGCTGTATAACATTTCATAGTATGGATGAAATATAATCTATTTAACTAAAGCCTCTATTTTTGGACATGTAGGTTGTTTTCAGCTTTTCACTGTTATACACAAGGCTGTGATGAGTACCCTGTCAGCCTGGTCTTTGTGCCTGTTCTTAATGATTTCCCTAGGAGAGGTTTCCAGAGTGGAGTTTCTGGGTTGAAGAGAGGTATTTCCAGATTGCCCTGCAGAACAGCGGTACCTGTGTGCTTTCCTTCCTGCAGTGTGAGGAACCAGCCTCCTCCCATTCCAGCCAACACTGAATGCAATCcctttgatttaaaaatgagcatttATTCTTTAGCTGTGTATTGAGTGTAGGCtgtttggaaaataaagaaaaaaatatatatatacttaatatttatttttaaatatttataaataaaatcaggtACCATACTGTCACTTGAGCTGGTTAACCACtgttacacacacacgcacacacacacacacagtatatatatttactatttttgtcTACAATTGAGATTATGctttatatactattttatattcttttttcactctgtgtgtgtgtgtgtacaattttttttccatgtcaTTAGATATTTTTGAGAACATAATTTGTAAAGGCTGCACAGTGGTGTGCCTTatggattttttcctttttttgagatggggtcttgctttgtcacccaggttggagtgcaatggcgcaatctcagctcactgcaacctccatcccctgcatcgggcttaagagatcctcctgcctcagcccccacaagtagctgagactacaggcatgcgccacgacacctggttaatttttgtattttttgtagagatggggtttggacacgctgcccaggctggtcttgaactcctgggcttaagcgagcCTCCCCCCTtgacttctcaaagtgctgggattacagacgtgagccacggtgccaggcctatgaatattttttaaatagctgccCATGAAACATCTAAGTCATTTCAGttttcatattataaatatactCTATAGCTTTTTTccctagtttattttattttggtaaaacaCATATAACAAAATTTCCCATCTTCGTCATTTTTAAGTGCACTGTTCAGTGGGATTAAATGTATTCTTCACATTGCTGTGTAACTGTCACCACCATCCGTCTCCAGAactctttcccttttaaaaactcatgaaacaataactccccattcccctcccacccccagccactGGCAgacaccattctactttctgtctgtctgattttgcctactctaggtacctcatataagtggagtcatgtggtatttgcctttttgtgattggcttacatttcacttaacataatgtcctcaaggttcatccatgttgtaacgtgtcagaattttctttcgTCTGCAGGCAGAATAATACTCTATTGTGTGCACATACCACGTTTTGACTCAATTTGTGACCTAACACATGGTCTGTCCTGGAAAATGTCCCATGCATACTTGAGAAGAAAATTGGGTAGAGTGACTGTTTATGTCTCTTAGGTCTAGTTGGTTTGTTCTGTTTTAAGTCCTCTATGTCCTTACTTCTGTCTggttgttcttttatttatttgagttttgagacggagtttcactcttgttgcccaggctggagtgcaatggcacgatctcggctcaccgcaacctctgcctcctgagttcaagcgattctcctgcctcagcctcccgagtagctgggattacaggcatgtgccaccacgcccagctaattttgtgtttttagtagagacagggtttctccatgttggtcaggctggtcttgaactcccgacctcaggtgatctgcctgcctcagcctcctaaagtgctgggattacaggcatgagccaccgcgcctggcctggttgtTCTATTCATTCTTAAGAGAGGGTTATTGAAGTTTCCAACTACTATTATAGAATTCTCTGTTTCTCCCTTCAATTCAATGTACgaagtttttgcttcatgtattttgatggTCTGTAATTACATgtgtaaatgtttataattgttgtATCTTCTTACTATATTGACtctttattaatatataacatccttctttgtctcttatttgttttcttatttttagagatggagtctcattctgtcgcccaggctggagtgcagtggtgctatcatagctcactataactttgaactcctgagctcaagagatctcctgcttcagcctcccgagtagctggaactacagatgtgtaccatcatacccctgctaatttttttattttttgtagagacggggtctcactatgttgcccaggatggtctcaaactcctcatatcaaatgactcttctgcctcagtctcctggatagctgagattacaggagcatgccaccacatccaatgcctttttttatttaaagtctattttgttggATATTAGTATAGCCATCCCTGCTTTCttggttactatttgcatgaatatctttttgtttgtttgttttgagacaaagtctcgctctgtcatccaggctgcagcacagtggtgtgattacagctcactgcagcctcaacctcctgagttcaagtgatcctcttgcctcagcctcccgagtagctgggactaaagactcatgccaccatgtctggctaatttttaaattttattttgtagagatgaagtcttactgtgttgctcaggctggtcttgaattcctgggcttaagcaatcctcccacctcagcctccctgagtgctAGGATCAGAAATGTGAGCCACTTTGTCCAGtcggaatatctttttccattctttcactTTCAGTGTATTTATGTCTGTGGATCCagagtctcttgtagacagcatatagctggatctttttttaaaatccattctgtcAATCTccatcttttgattggagagtttaatccatttccATTTAAAGTAGGTACTGATAAGGGACTTACTTCTGTAATTTGCTATATTTTCTACATGCCTTATAGCTTTTTTGTCCCTTGCTTTCTGCATTATTGTCTTTTttgttagttgattttttttgtagtgaaatatttaaatttctttctcgtttccttttgtgtatatttgctagctattttctttgtggttaccatgaagaTTCCATTTAATATCATAAAGTTTAACACTCTAACTTAAATGTATACCAGCTTGACTAACATACAAAGACTCCATTCCTGTAAAGCTCTATCCCCACCCCTTTCTGTTACCGATGTCACAAAATTATATCTTTATACATTATATGCCCCAAAACATAAGCTAATAATTCTTTTAAGTGCATTGTCTCTTAAATTTTATAGGAAACAAAACATGGAATTACAAGCCAAAGTTATAATAATACTAGTTTTtgagtaataatttaaaaatatattagtctCTTAAGTCATGCAGAGAATAAAAAGTGGAGTTACAAACTGTTGTTACAATAATACTAGTTTTATAATTGCTAATGTATTCACTTTTATTGAGATCCTTAGTTCTTTATATAGCTTAGAGTTATTGcttagtgtcctttcatttcaccTTGCACGGCTTCTGTGAGCATTTCTTGCAGGGCAGTTCTAGCGGGTAAAAAAAACTCCTCAGCTTTTGTGTTTACTTGGGAATTTCTTAATTTATctctcacttttgaaggatagcTTTGGCAGATATGGGATTCTTGGTTGATATGCTttgatctgtgtccccatccagatctcattttaaattgtaatacccatgtgttgagggagggatctGTATTCCCCATGTatcaagggagggaggtgatttgTTCATGGGtgcggttttccccatgctgttctcctgaaagtgagtgagttatcatgtgatctgatggttttgtaagtgtttgaagtttctccttcactctctctctctctctgtctctcccactgccttgtaaagaaggtgGCTGCAtccccttccaccgtgattgtaagtctcctgaggcctccccagctatgtggaactgtgagtcaattaatcctctttcctttataaattacacaggctcaaggaagttctttatagcagtgaaaatggactaatacattggtTAAGAGTCTGTTTCTttgagcactttgaatatatcagccTATTGCAATCTGGCCTCCtatgtttctgatgagaaatctgctgatgaTTTTATTGAGGATCCCTTGTATGTGACAAGTTGCTTCTTGTTGCTTTTAAGATTCTCCCTTTGTCCTTCAAAAGTTTTATTATGATGTGCCTTGGTATGGATCTTTCTCAGTTCATTTTAtttggagtttgttgagcttcttggatgtttatattctggagctgaaaaagtataataaatgatAATTGTACTTTTCACTTAATATCTTTCACCAAATTTCAAAAGTTtccagtcattatttcttcaaatatcctctctgctcctttctctccctcttttccttctatAATTCCCACAATGCATATGTTCTCTTGATGGTGTTCCACATGTTTCTTaggctctgttcacttttcttcaatgtttttttctgtttgttcttcaGTGTCTTAGTTATTTTTGTGCTGCTGTCATATAACACAagaaactgggtagcttataaagaaaagaatttatttctcacattcctGGAGGCTAGAAAGTCCAATATGAAGGTTCTAGCATCTGGCAAGGGTCTTCTTGGCTTATCttcccatggtggaaggtgagagggtgagagaaagaaggaaaagggggCTGGACTTCCTCTCTTATAATGAATCTACTCCcaagataatggcattaatcactCACTCTGTCTTCATGGTATGGTCACCTCTCATTAGGCcctacctcccaacactgttgcaatGGGGATTAAGTCTTGAATACATCCTTTTAATGGGacgcattcaaaccatagcacttatTCTCAATAATTTCTattgtcaggccgggcgcggtggctcacgcttgtaatcccagcactttgggaggccgaggcgggcggatcacgaggtcaggagatcgagaccatggtgaaaccccgtctctactaaaaatacaaaaaattagccgggcgtggtggcgggcgcctgtagtcccagctactcggagaggctgaggcaggagaatggcatgaacccgggaggcggagtttgcagtgagccgagattgtgccactgcactccagcctgggtgacagagcaagactccgtctcaaaaaaaaaaaaaaaaaaaaaaaaataatttctattgtcctgtcttcaagtttactgCCTGCTCAAGTTTGCTTTTGAggccctctagtgaatttttcatttcacttattgtactttttcagctctagaatttcacttctattttttattgagacacggtcttgctctgtcacccaggcttgaatgctgtggcactatcacagctcactgtaaccttgagctcctggcctcaagtgttgctcctgcctcagcctcccaaagtgctgcagttacaggtgtgagctactgcacccagcccagaatttcttttctttctttctttctttttttttgggggggtataTAAACTATTTATTAACAGACAAGGCCTACAGACTTATTTCTTCTTGGACACACCCACAGTGCAGCCGCGGTGGCCAGTGGTCTTGGTGTGCTGACTTTGGACATGAAGGCCCCAGGAGTGGCGCAGCCCTCTATGGGCCCGAATCTTCTTCAGTCGCTCTAGGTCTTCATGGAGCTTGTTGTCCAGACCATTGGCTAGGACCTGGCTATATTTTCCATCCTTTACATCCTTCTGTGTGTTCAAGAACCAGTCTGGGATCTTGTACTGGCGTGGATTCTGCATAATGGTGATCACACGTTCCACCTCATCCTCAGTGAGTTCTCCCGCCCTCTTGGTGCAGTCAATGTCTGCTTTCCTCAACACCACATGAACATGTCTTTGGCCCACACCCTTAATGGCAGTGATGGCAAAGGCTGTTTTCCACTGCCCATCAATGTTGGTGTTGAGTAGTCGCAAAATATGCTGGAACTTTCCAGGGATCACTAGAGACATGGAGGCAGCACAAGAGGCGGCGTGTAGGCCTCCCGTCCAGCATTTCTTATTGGtttctttttaggttttctaTGTCCTTTTTGACATTTCAATTTTGTTCATACATCATTTTCTTGACTTTCACCACATCTTCCTTTAGTCCCTTGAGCATCTTTAAAATGGGTGTTTCTTTGTCTGGTAGATCTGCCATCAGGTCTTTTTCAAGGACAGTTTCAGTTGATACATACTTTTCCTCTGAATGGGCTGTTCTTTCCACTTTTGTCTGTGtgccttctgattttttttttttttgatgttgttgAAAAATAGACATTTGAATCTAATAATGTGGTAACTCTGGGAATAGGATTCTCCCCATTCTCAGggtttgctgtttttgtttatttaaaaaaaaatattgtaggCTGTCTTTGTGCCAAGGATCAGCCTGGAGTATACATTTGAGGGTCTTCTTAGGTCTTCTCTGAGTCTGTGCCTTTCCATGGGCATGCATGGTCAACCATCTAATTTTCCCCATGTATGTAGTTGCCTTTGAATGCTCTAGTCTCGAATGTCTGGCTCtcaaaagggagaaagagaaaaatgaggctggggGGAAGGGCACTGGCCCTTTAAATCCTCTAGCTGTCACTTCTgttggtgtgtgtggggtggctTGCAATAATGTAGGGAGGTGCAGCAACAATGGCTACTGCCTCTTGTCTGCACCCCTGTGATCAGAAGCAGCAGTCAGTGATCAGAACACAGATACTCAACATTTGGAGGACAGGGTGCTCTTTGCCCACCCTAGCTCCTGCAAGCTTCATATTTGCTTCTCTAGGAACGTGTTCACAGCTTCTACTATGCTAAAAGCTGAAATTAACTGCAATTTACCATCAAGCTTTCCCCTGGAAATTGTAAGCCTTCAAGAGACCCTGGAGTTCCAAAATAGTTATATTGAACAGATTGTGCCAGTACAGTAGTTGTCTATGTGGGAAGATAGATTCCTGGTGCTTCATAGTCCACCATCTTCCCGGAATTCTGTTTATagcttttttaaataacagactTATTGATATATAACTCATATACCATACAATTCGAccctttaaagtgtacaattcagtggtttttagtatattcagagttgtgcaaccatcaccataatcaatttcagaaaatttttattactccaaaaaagaaacctttacccattagcagtcatttccCATTTCCTGAACCCCCACCCCAACTCTATAGCCCTAGTCAACCACTAATCTATaccctgtctctatagatttgcctagtctagacattttgtataaatgaaGTCATGCATTTGactttttgtatctggcttctttcatttagcataatgttttaaagGTCCTTATATGTTGCTGCATGTGTCATTTCCTTTTGTGGCTGAATAttacattgtatggatataccattttgcatattttgttaatccattcatcagttggtggACAGCAGGTTGTTTCTATTATTTGACtattaataatgctgctatgaacatttgtgtacaagttttttggTGAACATAATCCCATCCAAAACATTttgggttttcatttttcttggatatATACTTAGGGGTGGGATTATTGGATTACATGGTAACTCTGAGTgtaagtttttgaggaactgcaaGCTGTTTTCTAAAGCAGCTCACCTGCATGAAGGTTCTAATTGcttcacatcctcatcaacacttgttgttatctgtctttttgattatagccatcctagagagtatgaaatggtatctcattgtggtttttatttgcatttccctaatgataagTGGTATTAAGcaatttttcatgtgcttattggccatttgtatatcttctttggagaaatatctattcagattctttgcccatttttaattgggttttttgtctttctattattgagttgtagtagttctttatatatcctaaatacaatttcttttacagatatatggtttgtaaatattttctccaattttgtgggttgtctttcACTTTCTAAGTGATGTCCTTTGAAAtgcaaacatttttcattttgattaagTCCAgttcgttttctttcttttattatttttgtccttttggttttatatctaagaaaccattgcctaatcaaGTTTATGAAGATttacttttgtgttttcttctatgagttttatagtttttactcTTAAATTTAGGTgtctg comes from the Symphalangus syndactylus isolate Jambi chromosome 8, NHGRI_mSymSyn1-v2.1_pri, whole genome shotgun sequence genome and includes:
- the LOC129487539 gene encoding small ribosomal subunit protein uS13-like, producing the protein MSLVIPGKFQHILRLLNTNIDGQWKTAFAITAIKGVGQRHVHVVLRKADIDCTKRAGELTEDEVERVITIMQNPRQYKIPDWFLNTQKDVKDGKYSQVLANGLDNKLHEDLERLKKIRAHRGLRHSWGLHVQSQHTKTTGHRGCTVGVSKKK